In a genomic window of Struthio camelus isolate bStrCam1 chromosome 20, bStrCam1.hap1, whole genome shotgun sequence:
- the EGFL7 gene encoding epidermal growth factor-like protein 7 isoform X1 yields MHQISCLLAGLVFILGVTGTDGFARAGRRACAAEAPSRPAAVPQSHVQPVYQPYLTTCQGHRLCSTYRTVYKVAYRQAYKQPPQPAASCCPGWSRASSHALSCNKALCRVPCQNGGSCAFPDRCACPPGRTGRACETDVDECARRSHGCSQLCINTAGSYRCACHAGFSLAADARACRPAALAPEPRPDVAGPEGPSSEMKEEMKDLKSRVEALEQKLQLVLAPFHNLMPSAPDDVGADPISRLSHSLQQLDRIDSLSEQISFLEERLETCSCKNEL; encoded by the exons ATGCACCAAATCAGCTGCCTCCTCGCAGGGCTTGTCTTCATCCTCGGCGTGACCGGCACGGACGGTTTTGCCCGGGCAGG CCGTCGAGCgtgcgccgcggaggcgccgagccggccggccgccgtCCCGCAGTCCCACGTGCAGCCCGTCTACCAGCCCTACCTCACCACGTGCCAGGGCCACCGGCTGTGCAGCACCTACAG GACCGTCTACAAGGTCGCCTACCGGCAGGCGTACAAGCAGCCGCCCCAGCCCGCGGCCTCGTGCTGTCCCGGCTGGAGCCGAGCGAGCAGCCACGCGCTCAGCTGCAACAAAG CTCTCTGCCGGGTGCCGTGCCAGAACGGCGGCAGCTGCGCCTTCCCCGACAGATGCGCCTGCCCGCCGGGGCGGACGGGACGAGCCTGCGAGACAG ACGTGGACGAGTGTGCCCGCCGGAGCCACGGGTGCAGCCAGCTCTGCATCAACACGGCCGGGAGCTACCGCTGCGCCTGCCACGCCGGCTTCAGCCTCGCTGCCGACGCCAGAGCGTGCCGGCCTGCCGCGCTGGCCCCCGAGCCGAGGCCAGACGTCGCCGGCCCAGAAG GTCCCTCCAGtgaaatgaaggaagaaatgaaagactTGAAGAGCAGGGTGGAAGCGCTGGAGCAG AAACTCCAGCTGGTGCTGGCCCCCTTCCATAACCTCATGCCATCTGCGCCAGACGACGTGGGCGCAGACCCCATCAGCCGgctgtcccactccctccagcAGCTGGACAGAATCGACTCCCTGAGCGAGCAGATCTCCTTCCTCGAGGAGCGGCTGGAGACGT GTTCCTGCAAGAATGAACTTTAG
- the EGFL7 gene encoding epidermal growth factor-like protein 7 isoform X2, with the protein MHQISCLLAGLVFILGVTGTDGFARAGRRACAAEAPSRPAAVPQSHVQPVYQPYLTTCQGHRLCSTYRTVYKVAYRQAYKQPPQPAASCCPGWSRASSHALSCNKDVDECARRSHGCSQLCINTAGSYRCACHAGFSLAADARACRPAALAPEPRPDVAGPEGPSSEMKEEMKDLKSRVEALEQKLQLVLAPFHNLMPSAPDDVGADPISRLSHSLQQLDRIDSLSEQISFLEERLETCSCKNEL; encoded by the exons ATGCACCAAATCAGCTGCCTCCTCGCAGGGCTTGTCTTCATCCTCGGCGTGACCGGCACGGACGGTTTTGCCCGGGCAGG CCGTCGAGCgtgcgccgcggaggcgccgagccggccggccgccgtCCCGCAGTCCCACGTGCAGCCCGTCTACCAGCCCTACCTCACCACGTGCCAGGGCCACCGGCTGTGCAGCACCTACAG GACCGTCTACAAGGTCGCCTACCGGCAGGCGTACAAGCAGCCGCCCCAGCCCGCGGCCTCGTGCTGTCCCGGCTGGAGCCGAGCGAGCAGCCACGCGCTCAGCTGCAACAAAG ACGTGGACGAGTGTGCCCGCCGGAGCCACGGGTGCAGCCAGCTCTGCATCAACACGGCCGGGAGCTACCGCTGCGCCTGCCACGCCGGCTTCAGCCTCGCTGCCGACGCCAGAGCGTGCCGGCCTGCCGCGCTGGCCCCCGAGCCGAGGCCAGACGTCGCCGGCCCAGAAG GTCCCTCCAGtgaaatgaaggaagaaatgaaagactTGAAGAGCAGGGTGGAAGCGCTGGAGCAG AAACTCCAGCTGGTGCTGGCCCCCTTCCATAACCTCATGCCATCTGCGCCAGACGACGTGGGCGCAGACCCCATCAGCCGgctgtcccactccctccagcAGCTGGACAGAATCGACTCCCTGAGCGAGCAGATCTCCTTCCTCGAGGAGCGGCTGGAGACGT GTTCCTGCAAGAATGAACTTTAG